From Actinomycetota bacterium, the proteins below share one genomic window:
- a CDS encoding exo-alpha-sialidase, with the protein RVVGAGAFSVAYVGDGSDQAVAVTQRGIETSQDGGRTWQVVTQPGVLPGRPAARAGDGHGAVWVVTEEPRSLQRSHDGGRTWEEVARA; encoded by the coding sequence CCCGGGTCGTCGGGGCCGGCGCGTTCTCGGTCGCGTACGTCGGTGACGGATCCGACCAGGCGGTCGCGGTCACACAACGGGGCATCGAGACGTCACAGGACGGCGGCAGGACGTGGCAGGTGGTCACCCAGCCCGGTGTGTTGCCGGGGCGGCCAGCGGCCCGGGCTGGTGACGGTCACGGCGCGGTGTGGGTGGTCACCGAGGAACCGCGCAGCCTGCAACGCAGCCACGACGGGGGACGAACCTGGGAGGAGGTCGCTCGCGCGTGA
- a CDS encoding NAD(P)/FAD-dependent oxidoreductase, whose translation MSQHGCDVLVVGAGPSGCVAALVLARAGARVAIVDKAIFPRDKACGDLVGPRGVQLLDDLGIDTPGALDVTGMRVVGPTGRAVDHPRHLGRTYADHGIIVPRVRFDAHLLEAARDAGADFRRASATTPIMGRDGLAGFALSDRSRVHADVVVGADGALSTVGRATELVAPTAALWGLALRWYVDADVDVPTIVLWEPQRWRALPGYGWLFPGPDGRANVGLGIGALHDRRGGAQLAPLVDRFFADLHRSRMLQRPPDPATRRGGWLRLGMVGAVPGRDRVLLVGDAAGLVNPLQGEGICQAMGSGRGAAEAILAQPGCPAPAYRRFVARSYARFHGVNAAVHAALLPRPRVAAAAGRVLTAPAIGRAVASGWAVYWNDLLDGARPSWAAAVAATGSTAANVLTRRSRTRRGVTWSVTADHERRAAGASTVGSGVGRRSVS comes from the coding sequence GTGAGCCAGCACGGTTGTGACGTCCTGGTCGTCGGCGCTGGGCCTTCAGGGTGCGTGGCGGCGCTGGTCCTGGCCAGGGCCGGCGCCCGCGTGGCCATCGTCGACAAGGCGATCTTCCCCCGCGACAAGGCCTGCGGCGATCTGGTCGGTCCACGCGGTGTGCAGCTCCTCGATGATCTCGGGATCGACACGCCCGGCGCGCTCGACGTCACCGGGATGCGGGTGGTCGGCCCGACCGGACGTGCCGTTGACCATCCTCGTCACCTCGGGCGGACCTACGCCGATCACGGGATCATCGTCCCGCGTGTCCGGTTCGACGCCCACCTGTTGGAAGCCGCACGCGACGCCGGCGCCGACTTCCGCCGCGCGTCGGCGACCACACCGATCATGGGGCGAGACGGGCTGGCCGGCTTCGCGCTGTCCGACCGCAGCCGCGTTCACGCCGATGTCGTGGTGGGGGCCGACGGGGCGCTGAGCACGGTCGGGCGGGCGACCGAGCTCGTCGCGCCGACGGCCGCACTGTGGGGCCTGGCACTCCGCTGGTACGTCGACGCCGACGTCGATGTGCCCACCATCGTGCTGTGGGAACCGCAACGGTGGCGGGCGTTGCCCGGCTACGGCTGGCTCTTCCCCGGCCCGGACGGTCGGGCCAACGTCGGGCTGGGGATCGGGGCGCTGCACGACCGGCGTGGCGGCGCGCAGCTCGCCCCGCTGGTCGACCGCTTCTTCGCTGACCTACACCGCAGCCGCATGCTGCAACGGCCTCCAGACCCCGCGACGCGACGAGGTGGATGGCTGCGGCTCGGGATGGTGGGGGCCGTCCCCGGCCGTGATCGGGTCCTCCTCGTCGGCGACGCAGCCGGCCTCGTCAACCCGCTGCAGGGAGAGGGGATCTGCCAGGCCATGGGCAGCGGACGGGGCGCGGCTGAGGCGATCCTCGCCCAACCCGGGTGTCCAGCGCCCGCGTACCGCCGCTTCGTCGCTCGGTCCTACGCCCGGTTCCACGGCGTGAACGCCGCTGTCCACGCGGCACTCCTGCCCCGTCCCCGCGTGGCGGCCGCCGCGGGACGTGTGCTGACCGCCCCGGCCATCGGACGCGCCGTGGCCAGCGGGTGGGCCGTGTACTGGAACGACCTCCTGGACGGAGCGCGACCGAGCTGGGCTGCGGCGGTGGCGGCCACGGGGTCGACGGCCGCGAACGTCCTCACCAGACGCAGCCGGACCCGCCGAGGGGTCACCTGGTCGGTGACCGCCGATCACGAGCGGCGAGCGGCGGGAGCCTCGACGGTCGGTTCCGGCGTCGGCCGGCGCTCCGTCAGCTGA
- a CDS encoding class I SAM-dependent methyltransferase, with amino-acid sequence MSAPAPPTATDRNDSARRLFRGLPPRYDVLAEVLSFGQNGRWRRTMVDQVVAARPGTVLDVATGTAGVARQLARRTGADVTGIDLTEQMLRRGQAAVAEDGQADRIRLAVGRAEQLPFADATFDALTFTYLMRYVADPPATLRELARVVAPGGVIASLEFHVPAQAAWRGLWWLYTRVGLPALGALAGRSWYEVGRFLGPSISEHGRHWPVARMLAAWHDAGIVAVDHRIMSLGGGAVIWGRRAGG; translated from the coding sequence ATGAGCGCACCTGCCCCACCGACCGCCACCGACCGCAACGACTCCGCCCGGCGGCTGTTCCGTGGTCTGCCGCCGCGTTACGACGTGCTGGCTGAGGTGCTGTCGTTCGGGCAGAACGGCCGGTGGCGGCGGACGATGGTCGACCAGGTGGTCGCGGCCCGGCCCGGCACGGTCCTGGACGTGGCCACCGGCACGGCGGGGGTGGCCCGTCAGCTGGCCCGCCGCACGGGCGCGGACGTGACCGGGATCGACCTGACCGAGCAGATGCTGCGCCGGGGACAGGCAGCGGTCGCCGAGGACGGTCAGGCAGACCGGATCCGGCTGGCGGTCGGGCGGGCGGAGCAGCTGCCGTTCGCCGACGCGACGTTCGATGCGCTGACCTTCACCTACCTGATGCGGTACGTCGCCGATCCACCGGCCACGCTCCGCGAACTGGCGCGTGTGGTGGCCCCCGGTGGCGTGATCGCGTCGCTCGAGTTCCACGTCCCCGCGCAGGCCGCGTGGCGCGGGCTGTGGTGGCTGTACACCCGGGTCGGTCTCCCCGCGTTGGGCGCTCTCGCGGGTCGGTCGTGGTACGAGGTGGGGCGTTTCCTCGGGCCGAGCATCAGCGAGCACGGCCGCCACTGGCCGGTGGCCCGGATGCTGGCGGCGTGGCACGACGCCGGGATCGTCGCCGTCGACCACCGCATCATGAGCCTCGGTGGCGGTGCGGTCATATGGGGGAGGAGAGCCGGTGGCTGA